A stretch of DNA from Selenihalanaerobacter shriftii:
AAAGATTGATTAATCTTTAAAATATAAAAATAGATAATTGTGGGAAGAGTTTTTATCTAGACTCTTCTCACATTTATCATTTATAAGATGTAATTTATATTATAATGAATAATGAGGAGGTAAAGTAATGGGAGAGAGTCAAAAAGAGTATAAAGATTTAGCTTCTATCTATGATTATTTAGTAGCTACAATAGATTATGATGACTGGTTTAAATATATTCAGAAAATTTTGAATAGAATAAATTATACTCCAAATTCAGTGGCTGATTTAGCTTGTGGCACTGGAGAAACTACGATTCCTTTTGCTAAACAGGGGATTAGTAGTTATGGGATTGATATTTCTAAAAAGATGTTAGAAGTAGCAGATATTAAAGCAAAGAATAATGATTTGGATATAACATATCTTGAACAAGACATGAAAGAATTAGATTTACCAGAAGTTGTTGATTTAATAGTCTCTTATCATGATGGGATGAATTATATTTTATCAATATCTGACTTACATCAGGTCTTCAATCGAGCATATAAGAATTTAGTTAATGATGGTTACTTTATTTTTGATCTTAATTCAGTTAATCGATTTCAAGGAGTGGAAGATGAAGAAGGAATAACTATTATTGATGAGGATAAAAGATTTTTAGCTTGGCAGACTGATTATGATCAATTACTTGATATTTGGACTATTGATTTAACAGGGTTTATTGAAGTTGAAGAGGGATTATATCGTCGCTTTAAGGAGAGTCATCGTGAAAAGTATTATTCTGAGGGAGAGGTACTCTCTACTTTACAAAAAGTAGGCTTTAAGGTAGAGGATTATTATGAAGCATTTACCTGGCAAAAACCAGGCCATAATTCATCAAGAATTATGTATATAGCAAAAAAAGTTTAATTCATATACATAACCTTCCTCGAAATGATAAATATTATAAAGTAGATAAACTTAGAGGAGGGAAGTGTCATGAATAGAAAAGGTCAGAATGTTGCTGTAACATTAATTCTATTAATTATCTTTTTAATAACTTTAACACAATTATCATGGGCTCAAAGTACTGATGAACAGTGTTTAAATTGTCATGAAGGACAGACTCCAAATATTATTGATGAATGGGAGAAGAGTAAGCATTATGAAGGCGGTGTAGGGTGTTATACCTGTCATAAGGCAGAAGAGAGTGATAAAGATGCACAAAAACATTATAATGACGTTTATATTTCTCCTATAGTTTCACCAAAAGACTGTTCTACCTGTCATCAAGAATATGTAGAAGAATTTAATGAAAGTTTACATGAAAAAGGTGCAGAATTTGTAATAGCTTTTGAGGAGAAGAATAAAGACCCAAATTACTTAGCATATAAAGTGCAAGGAGCAGCATCAAGTCATGCCGGATGTGAACAGTGTCATGGTAGTCGGGTAAAAGTATTAGATAATGGGAAATTAGATCCGATGACCTGGCCTAATACTGGAATTGGAAGAATCAATCCTGATGGAAGTCGAGGTACTTGTTCGGCTTGTCATACTAGACATGCTTTTTCAATTGAGGAATCTAGAAGAGCTGAAGCCTGTTATACTTGTCATGTAGGTCCAGACCATCCACAAAAAGGAATCTATCAGGAGTCAAAACATGGTGCCATTTATGAAGCAGAAGGTGATACGTGGAATTGGACTGCTCCAGTAGGTGAATGGGGAGTAGAAAATTATAGAGCCCCAACCTGTGCTACTTGTCATATGGCTGGATTAGGAGATACTGAAGCTACACATAATATTAGTGAAAGGTTATCATGGGAATTAGAAACACCTTTATCTAGTCATACTGATAATTGGAAAGAAGAAAGAAGTAAGATGAAAGAGGTCTGTCGACAGTGTCATTCATCTTCTTGGGTAAACGGTATGTATACTCAAGCTGATGCTGTAGTAGAATTATATAACGAAGAATATTATAAGCCAGTTACTAAGATATATAATGATCTTAAAGAGCGGGGATTACTTACTAAAAAGAAATATGATGAAGCTATAGATTATAAGTATTTTGAGCTTTGGCATCATGAAGGTAGAAGAGCAAGAATGGGAGCTTTTATGCAAGGACCTGATTATGTGCAATGGCATGGTTTTTATGAATTAGCTAAACATAAAGCAGAATTCAATGATATGGTGGCAGAGATTAAAGTTGCTGGCGGTAGTGAAGATAAGACTTCTACTGAAAGCTTACCAGCTATCCCTTATTTAGGAACTGGATTAGCAATTCTAGCATTATTAGCTGCTATGTATGCTATCTTTAAAGATTAATATAAGTTTGACTAATGACATTTATAGTAATTTATTCAATAAAGTAACTTTAGTATAAGTGTATATTTGATTAATAATAATGGGCAATATATCTCTAAAGTAGTTCTCAAAAAATAGTCTGAGGTTATGAAAATAAGACGGTTATTTCTTGAGATTAAGCTAAAAAGTGTGAGAAGAATAACACACTATAGAGATATATTGTCCATATTTTTATTAATATTAAGTTATTTTTGAAAATAATCGTTTCATTCTGCATTTTTTGCAGGAATTATAACATAAGTCACGAAAGTACTCATAGAATTAAGTAAAGATTTAAAAATCTTTAAATTTTTAGGGGGAAATAAGATAGATGATTATTAAAGAGGATGCTTTAATGGGATATGAAACCCCAGAGGAGAAAGAGAAGAAGCGACTAAAGAAGAAAAAAAAGAAGCAGAAGAAGCAAGGTGACGAAGAATTAAGTTATACTAAACAGTCTTTAGAAATTATTAAAGACCCCAAAAAAGTATATGAGTATACTGATAAAGGCAAGAGAGTAGCTGTTATTTCTGATGGATCTGCTGTTTTAAACTTAGGAGCAGTAGGACCGAAAGCAGCTTTACCTATAGTTGAAAGTAAGGCAAGATTATTACAAAGATATGGAAAAGTAGAAGCTATTCCTCTCTGTTTGGATACAGAAGGAGTTGATGAATTAGTAACTATAATTAAAGGCATCGCTAGTACTTATGGAGTTATCTTTTTAGAAGATATTGCTGCACCAAATTGTATTGAATTACAACAACGATTACAAGCTGAACTTGATATTCCTGTTTATCATGATGATCAACAAGGAACAGCTATAGTGGTTTTAGCGGCTCTTTATAATTCTTTACGGATAACTAATAAAAATTTAGCTGATTTAAAAGTAGTTATTAATGGAGCTGGAACTGCTGGTTTAGCAATTACTAAATTATTATTGGCTGTAGATGTTGGAGAGATAATACTATGTGATAAAGAAGGAATACTAACTCCTGGCAGTAAAGAGTTAAATTTTGCTCAAAAAGAAATGATTAGAGATGATAAAATAAATGTTAAACCAGGTAATTTAGAGACAGCGTTAATAGATGCTGATGTATTTATAGGAGTATCAACAGGAGATGTCTTAGATAAAGAATCAATTAATAAGATGCGTCGGGATCCAATCATATTTGCTTTAGCTACACCGACATCAGAAATTGATCCTAAATTAGCAAAATCAGCTGGAGCTAAGGTAGTAGCAACGGCTTATAATCGAAATAGTAATCAGATTAATAATCAATTAGTTTTTTCTGGTTTAATTAAAGGGTTATTAGAAGCTAAAGCTGATAATTTATCATTAAGCCTTCAAGTAATTACAGCTAAAGCTATAGCTCAATTAGTAGATCAAGTTAGACAGGATAATATTTTACCGGATCCATCTGATCCTGAAGTAATATCTCAAATAACTGAAAAAGTAATTAAAGCGGTTAATAGTGAAGAGCCAATTATTCCTCAAGAATTAGAAGAAAACTTACCATTAGAAGTAGTTGAACATTTATCTGATTAATTTTGATATTTTAACCACCTGTGTATTTTGCAGGTGGTTTTCTTATTTTATATTTAGATATTTTTTAAAAGTATAATATTGGTCTA
This window harbors:
- a CDS encoding class I SAM-dependent DNA methyltransferase; amino-acid sequence: MGESQKEYKDLASIYDYLVATIDYDDWFKYIQKILNRINYTPNSVADLACGTGETTIPFAKQGISSYGIDISKKMLEVADIKAKNNDLDITYLEQDMKELDLPEVVDLIVSYHDGMNYILSISDLHQVFNRAYKNLVNDGYFIFDLNSVNRFQGVEDEEGITIIDEDKRFLAWQTDYDQLLDIWTIDLTGFIEVEEGLYRRFKESHREKYYSEGEVLSTLQKVGFKVEDYYEAFTWQKPGHNSSRIMYIAKKV
- a CDS encoding multiheme c-type cytochrome, encoding MNRKGQNVAVTLILLIIFLITLTQLSWAQSTDEQCLNCHEGQTPNIIDEWEKSKHYEGGVGCYTCHKAEESDKDAQKHYNDVYISPIVSPKDCSTCHQEYVEEFNESLHEKGAEFVIAFEEKNKDPNYLAYKVQGAASSHAGCEQCHGSRVKVLDNGKLDPMTWPNTGIGRINPDGSRGTCSACHTRHAFSIEESRRAEACYTCHVGPDHPQKGIYQESKHGAIYEAEGDTWNWTAPVGEWGVENYRAPTCATCHMAGLGDTEATHNISERLSWELETPLSSHTDNWKEERSKMKEVCRQCHSSSWVNGMYTQADAVVELYNEEYYKPVTKIYNDLKERGLLTKKKYDEAIDYKYFELWHHEGRRARMGAFMQGPDYVQWHGFYELAKHKAEFNDMVAEIKVAGGSEDKTSTESLPAIPYLGTGLAILALLAAMYAIFKD
- a CDS encoding NAD(P)-dependent malic enzyme, whose translation is MIIKEDALMGYETPEEKEKKRLKKKKKKQKKQGDEELSYTKQSLEIIKDPKKVYEYTDKGKRVAVISDGSAVLNLGAVGPKAALPIVESKARLLQRYGKVEAIPLCLDTEGVDELVTIIKGIASTYGVIFLEDIAAPNCIELQQRLQAELDIPVYHDDQQGTAIVVLAALYNSLRITNKNLADLKVVINGAGTAGLAITKLLLAVDVGEIILCDKEGILTPGSKELNFAQKEMIRDDKINVKPGNLETALIDADVFIGVSTGDVLDKESINKMRRDPIIFALATPTSEIDPKLAKSAGAKVVATAYNRNSNQINNQLVFSGLIKGLLEAKADNLSLSLQVITAKAIAQLVDQVRQDNILPDPSDPEVISQITEKVIKAVNSEEPIIPQELEENLPLEVVEHLSD